The genomic DNA AGATTGCCAACTGGTTTTGCGAAAACACCTTTGAACACGATAGTTTCGCCGTGTGGCAATACCAATTCCCCTGGAAATCCTACAATATGACCCCCCCATGGGTCTCCGGAATGGCACAAGGGCTTGCCGTTGACGTTTTAGGCCGGGCTTATCACTTAACCGGAAATGAAATATACCTGAACACAGCAAAAAAAGCATTGAAAGCATTTTTAGTACCCATAGAAGAAGGTGGCGTAAGAACCGAAGATTGGTGGTATGAGGAATATGCTGATGTTGGGGGCAAAAATCCCCGAGTTCTCAATGGAATGATTTATGCCTTACAAGGTATCTATAACTTTTGGATTATTACAGGTGACTCCCTGGCTAAGATGATTTTTGATAACGGCCTCAGTAGCTTGAAAAAAAATCTCTCAATGTATGATGCGCGAGGTTGGAGTTATTACGATGCACTCCACAACATCGCAAGTGAACATTACCACCGAATTCACATAAAGCAGATGGACTGGCTTTATGAGATCACTGGAGATACTCTATTCGCTCACTATGCAGTTGATTGGAAAGGCGACCTTCATTCACCTCTCCGCTTCATATTAGTAGTATTGATGAAGGGCCCTCAAGAATCAGATATTGCAGTCCTCATTATAAACTTTATCGGAATCTACCTTTTAATTGTTA from bacterium includes the following:
- a CDS encoding D-glucuronyl C5-epimerase family protein gives rise to the protein MKIKRSVIAVLSLCLSLILASYTDGFIRPGVLKFFNGIKGKGFKLTPQVEVRENGIPITIYPDLGPQINPVNIAQQALTYWDKGQYNLFLKIANWFCENTFEHDSFAVWQYQFPWKSYNMTPPWVSGMAQGLAVDVLGRAYHLTGNEIYLNTAKKALKAFLVPIEEGGVRTEDWWYEEYADVGGKNPRVLNGMIYALQGIYNFWIITGDSLAKMIFDNGLSSLKKNLSMYDARGWSYYDALHNIASEHYHRIHIKQMDWLYEITGDTLFAHYAVDWKGDLHSPLRFILVVLMKGPQESDIAVLIINFIGIYLLIVIINSIIKASREKNKGKESSHEFFQGKLL